The DNA window CAGAGCAGAGAGCTTctcagggagacctgggtcttgCACCTCTTAGTCCCACCACCAGTAACCTTCAAGCCATGTATCTCCCTCGTGCTCGGCCCCTGGTTTGCCCTGTGAACTCCTAATCCCAGATTCTCTGCTCCACAAGCATCAACCATGCTCTCAAGGCCCCCCATTTTCCATACTGAAAACAGGAGTGACTGCTCAGGGAAATAATCTGCCAGCTCGAGGAGGCAAGGAAGAAAatatatctctctcttttttgataAAACCTCAGCAGAGATACATGACACAAGAGGTGTACTTGGGGTCATGGGCAGGGCCTTCTCTGGAGAGGAGACGGAATTCGCAGGAGCTCCCCAGCTTGTGCACACACTCAAGCAATGTAGTGACGGGGCTCTTCCCGGAAAGGAAGGGTGCTGCTGAAGGGCTGGCAGTCTGGGACTCTGCAGTCTGTGGAGAAAatgagacaaaagaaaacaacaaaaacagacagaaaacatTGGTTGTTCTGTCACAGCAGAGGGAATGGGGACGGGAGAACTTCTTTCGGTCAACTGCATGTTTGGGGCTGGCTTTCTAAAGGAAGAGGGTTGCGGGGATTTTCTAGGCCTTGCAGATCAGTTACTTAAATGTCCTTGGTTTCATTTTGTATCCGCCAAGAGAAGAGATCGgattcaataaattttaatgcCTCTTTCAACTCTGAAATTCTGCAATTAGTTAGGTTGGGAGGGGCACGAGAAGGAGAGCTGGATATGAAAAGAGGAAAGGTGGGTTGctgaggcaggggagaggggacagcGGGAAGCTGACTCTGAGACAGAGAATGGATTGGGCAGGCCGAGGTTGTTTCAAGAGGGTCAGATGATGGTCTAGTACTTCACAGATGTGGACAGTGAATGATGTCCTCCCAGAGGACAGGACGCCTACCTTCTCTGATTCTTTCTCTGAGGAGTAGTGGTATGAGTCTTCTGATCTTCCACTGTCCTTGGCTTTAGCTTCCTCAAGCAGAATTGTCATGGCTTTCATGGCTGCATCCTGCTTGGCCACTTTCTTGCTGCCAGCTTCAGCTGGGGGAAACTCTCGGCCACTGATGACAACTTGGAATTTAAATCTTGATGGAAAGTGATTAGATGTGTGAACACGAGTCTAGGCCATCCCTTCTGCCCTCTCCAAAGAGATCTTCACCCTGGAATTTCCTGCTATGCTAAGGGGCCTGCTGACTTGTGAAGGAGACGGAGagcagcccaagggactcccGTCCCTTGGCAGGCACAGCCCACTCCTACTTTTTTGGAAACAAAGCAGCCAGTGACTCTCTCTCTCCAAGCTCATTAGAGCAAACGCAGCCACAGGTAATAAGAAATTAGCTCAAGGGAAACCCACTATCCTTTAGCAATAAATTAAGATCAAATCTGTACAAAAAATGATGAGCTAAAATCACCATTATAATCTTGTTAGCAACCAAAGAGCCTTTACCATAAAGCAATGGTGGTAGACTCGGCCACCTCAAGGGCAGTTCCTAAAGAAAGCCAAGGCTTCTCCCAGCGCAGTCTCACACTCTCCAGACACCTATGGGGATCAGATGCCTGCCACTCTGGGGGACCTGTTTTCGTCCCCAACCTACCCTCAAAGATACACTGCTCTCATGGTTTCTTTTGAGTCATCCTACAGCTCTATTTGTCTGCCGCCTAAGATGAAAGGCATATCTCCTTGTTATGCAGAGAACCAAAAGGCATTTGTTCTAGGCCCCTGGACTTAGCTTAGTCCGCTTTTGTTCAAGCTTTCAAATTGGTTCAGCTCTTTGCTCAATCTGGGATTTCATTTAGAAAAGTAGGTCAAATTTCTTATTTCCTGGGTCTTCTGAAATATTTGAACATGGCATCAATGTTTCTTACAGCTGGAGTCCAAAGAAAGGTTAACCACAAAACCCACTCCTGTGCCCCAACTCGGGAGAGGGacgaagggagaaggaaggacgGCCATCCTACCTCCACCCCAGACAGAAGCACACCCGTCCTGACCCTGCCAGCTTTTGGATGCACCCTCTCTTCCTCACAGCTCCCCTGCAATGTCATCTCAGTGCCATTAAGACGGTCAGATAAGGAGGCAGGGTCGCCACTGGGAATCATTACTCTCATCAGACAGCGGCCTACAGCTAACGTAAAGGTTAGCAGGGCTCTCTGCTGGggtgctctctagttgcggcgggcaGCCACTTGGCTTTAGTGGTCTTTGATCTCTGCTAGGCCCTGCAGCAGCTCCTCCTGGGCCCACCTGTCTTCCTCTATCTGTCTGCTGGCTTGGAAGCGCCTACGGTGCCGGGCCAGGCCAGCTGTCTGAGTGAGGTAATTTCTGATTTCACAgcttagaagcagcagcaagtGCTAGCCCACCCATCTGTGCGGAGGCAGCTTGTAAAATTAGAACCACCACCTTCAAGAGGCAGGCAGCCGTGCACACCCTACACGTGCATCCCTTCCCTACGGGAGCTGGGCGGGAggcgggaggggtggggtggtttGAACCCACTGCTACTTAGCAGCACAACCCACCCTTACTCTGGTGTGCAGCCAGATGTTTGTGCATCTCCCAAGGGGAGCTCagctgttggggggggggggtgggccgGGGTGGAGGAGGATGGCACACAGAAGGGGGCGGGAGGGGCATCAAGCCTTCATTACCTCTGGCCTTAGGAGGCAGGCATGGCACTGCTGCATGGAAGCTAATCATCTCCAAAGAAGCTTCGTTTTAGCCAAGAGTGCCAACCTCCCCCTTGCTCAGCCAAGACTCTGGCTAGGCTGAGGTCTATGTTCCCTGCTCAAGAGACAGAGGAAGGGCCAGACAAGGATGACGCAGCCCACAAgtagaaaggaagagggaaaagacaGGGGCCATCAACCGGCACTGCTCACAAGTCGGCTGAGACTGTGTCAGGAGCAAGAGCGCCTGACCCCAACCTGAGGCAGAATTCCTGGGTGGTCTCTTACCGAGGTTCATGGGGTGGTCCGCTCTGCTCTATCATGTTGAACTCACAGGTCTGACTAGCGAACTGGGCATACTCTAACAGGCCGCTGATGGGATTCTTCAGCTGGCACTCTGTCAGCTTCTTGTAGGGCGAGCACCGTGGCAAGCCATGACTGTAGAAGGAGGGCATCTCCATGATGGCGCGGAACTCACCTGGTGCAGCGTGGATACTATTCAAGTCATCGGGGATGTCATCTGTGGCCCACTGGCCGTTTTCAAAGTCAACATACCCTGTTTTGGAGGGGCCGTTGTCATGAACAGGTGGTTTCAGTTTTATTGGCTCTGCTGTGGCCTCTTGCTTGATTTTTAACTTGACGGTGGGTTCCTGCCCATTTTCCACCTTTGCTGGGGTGGCCGTGCTGTCGGAGGCGTCTGAGGCCGGTAAATTGCAGGTGGGGGCCTCTGCGGTTTTCCTGGTCTCCAGGACAGCAGCAGCTTGAGTGGTCTCGGGAACACTGTCCTTGTTTCTCTTGATCTGTATCCTCTCTCGCTTCTTGTCGGTCAAATGCCATATGGGAGGGGTGGTGCCCTGTCTGCAGACATCCCCCTGCCTTTCCAGGTCAATCAGCACAGCGTTCACATCCCGGGCCTTAGTGAAGCCGATGTTCTTGGCCAAGTTCAGGGCAGAGGAGTTGGACACATTGAACAGGTAGTCACAGATCTTTTCCTTGATCTCAGCCATGTCGGGAGGCTCAGGAGGCTCTTCCAAGCCAAACGGGGAGCTTCGGTCTTCAGCTTCCACACTGGAGTCTGGGCTTGGAGCTCCTGGGGTTGGACTGTCTGCCCTTGTTACTGGGCTGGGCTGGTTCTGAGCCTGACCCGGGACTGTGGCTCTCCACAAAGGGGGAGATCCTGCCTCTTGGTGCAGCTTACCCTGCTCTGCCAGAGAGTATAGGACTCGGTTGATGTCCTTCTTCGGGGCTTGCAGCTTCCGGGCCAGATCACGCGCTGTGGTGGCCTTCCCGTCCCCAAGCTCATCCAAGAGCTCTAGGGTCCTTCGTTCCCGATCCTGGCTGATGGTCAGTCCCTGGAAATGTGAGGAGAGCCTATCAACACCTCTCCATGGCTGAAAGTGGCCACGTGGGGAAGGATGCTGGAACCGTCTTGGGAGTACCTGACTTCTGAGAGGCACGCCCCTGGGGACACCTCGGATCTGGAAGGGCCTGCCTCTGGCAGGTGGTCCTGGAAACCTCGGCTGGAGTCCAGGGGGTAACGGTAGCAATGACGGTGGCTGCTTTCCAAATAGGGGCACTTCTGTGAGCTGCCCCTTGAGAAACTCTATTTGCTGGAGCTGGAAACTGTCACGATAAGGTACCCGCTCCGGCTGCTGGTGCCTGTGCCTGCTGTGCTCATAGCCCTGGGCTGGGCGGGCTTGGTATCTGTTGAGGGAATACCCCTGCAGAACaagaagatggagaagagagagaattaGGACTGCGGCGGGGAGTCTGTCCCGTCCGCctgcttggggtggggtggggtggggtgggggctgtatCTGCCTCATAATAAGCGGAGAAGCTGAGTGAGATGTGGCTGTGACCCGGCTAGGGTGGCCGGCCCACCTCACCGGTTCTACCCGTGGACCCAACAGAGGAAAGAGATGGAGGAGCAGACAGTGGATGCACAGAGCTCCCGGGAGCATGTGGGGGTGCTGACGCCTCAGCACAGCCTCCCCAGCAACCTAGCGCATTGTCTTCCCTTCAGGAGTTTAGGGAGTTGAGAATGTATGTTTCcacttatcaaaaaaaaaaaaatccttttacaatccagaaaacaaataaatgttttactttagaaacagaaaaacacagaatAACCTAAAAGTGCCAAGGGAGTTAGGAGACCATGAAATGGCCCACCGCCCAGCCCCCTTCTCTGAAATCTATCATCTGGTGACTATAAAGAAACAAGCTAGTGGACTGGGTGAACTGGAACCCCATCCTCCAAGGCTGTAGCAGAGGAAGTCTCCTCACCTGGGGAAGGGGGGCAGGACCTCATAGAATCGTCTAATTGCACTGCCGTCCTGGGAGAACCAGAATTTGATTTTAGGGGAACTGGACAGTTTTCTTAGAAAACAGGTACACTGTTCTCATCCTTCAGCATGGTGCCCAGGCTCAGAAGGGACACCGGGCACTTCTACTCAAACCACTAGGCCCACCTGGATGTGTGGGGTGGTGGTGTCTATTCCACACCCCCTTAGCTACTTCCCAATAGCTGCTCCACGGCACATCTTCAGAAGCCAGTTCTCAGGCCACCAGCTATGCCATCTTCTCTCAGAATGCCACCCGTTTACCAGAACAGGGGGCACTATGGCTCCGCCCCCACCCACAGACCAGGACTATTCACTGGAGGGGCTTGTGGGATCCAGGGCTGGGGTGTCAGTAAACACCCTGCTGCCTGTGCCCAGGGCTGCACATCTAGGAAACGTTCTGTTTCCTCATGCTCACATCCTCCTCGTCTGATCTTCCGGAAGCCCGCAGGGACCCGCAGGCAGCTGCATCCCCTTCTTCAGTAACCTCAGCTTtctatcccccccccccccgcctccggCGCGGTGAGGGGAGCTCAGCGCTCTCACTGGTCATGCTCAGAGCACTCGGGCTGCGCAGCTCCCCAGTGCCTCTCCAGTGGCGGCCACCTCCGCTTTTCAGCCACACAAGTGGCATGTCCAGCTCCTACTCCAATCTCACTGTTACTTGACCACTGAAACTCCAACCCTGAAACTCTTTTCCaggatcagcaaactttttctgtaaagggccggTGGGACGGTCATCTGTAGCACTTCCTTTATAAAACCAGGGGAGGGCTGCAGTTGGCTGTGGGTTGcagtttgctgactcctgctcTTCTCCAACGGCAACTTCCCTGTGTTTCTACGTCCACTCCCTCCCCTTGTGGGACCTGCTGCTCACCTGACGTCCACTGCCGCCCCCCGTAGCTGCGGGTCAGTCAAACACCTCCTCGTTCAGCCTGCATCTCAGGGTCAGTTCCCTTCTCCACCCAAGGCCTGCTCTCCCCTTTTTCTGTTCTAAAACTTCcaaatggtgctggagaaggacaCTGCCTCAtgctaatcagttcagttcagtcgctcagtcgtgtctgactctttgcgaccccatgaatcaaagcacaccaggtctccctgtccatcaccaactcccggagtccacccaaacccatgtccattgagctggtgatgccatccagccatctcatcctctgtcatccccttctcctcctgcccgcaatccctcccagcattagggtcttttccaatgagtcaactcttcgcatgaggtggccaaagtattggagtttcagcttcaacatcagtccttccaatgaacacccaggacttatcaggatggactggttggatctccttgcagtccaagggactcttaagagtcttctcccacaccacagttcgaaagcatcaattcttcggtgctcagctttcttcaccgtccaactctcacatccatacatgaccactggaaaaaccatagccttgactagacggacatttgttggcaaagtaatgtatctgcttttaaatatgctatacaggttggtcataactttccttccaaggagtaagcatcttttaatttcatggctgcaatcaccatctgcagtgattctggagccccccaaaataaagtctgacattgtttccactgtttccccatctatttcccaggaagtgatgggaccagatgccatgatcttagttttctgaatgttgagctttaaaccaactttttcactctcctctttcactttcatcaagaggctttttagttcctcttcactttctgccataagggtggtgttgcctgcatatctgaggttattgatatttctcccggcaaacttgattccagcttgtgcttcttccagcctggcgtttctcatgatgtactctgcatataagttaaataagcgaggtgacaatatacagccttgacgtactccttttcctatgtggaaccagtctgttggtccatgtccagttctaactgctgcttcctgacctgcatacaggtttctcaagaggcaggtcaggtggtctggtattcccatctctttaagaattttccacagtttattgtgatccacacggtcaaaggttttggcatagtcaataaagcagaaatagatgtttttctggaactctcttggcttttttgatgatctagtggatgttggcaatttgatctctggttcctctgccttttctaaaaccagcttgaacatctggaaattcatggttcatgtattgctgaagcttggcttggagaattttgagcattactttactagcatgtgagatgagtgcaattgtgtggtagtccgagcattctttggcattgcttttcttggggactggaatgaaaactgaccttttccagtcctgtggccactgctgagttttccaaatttgcctactactgtgggcaggaatcccttagaagaaatggagtagccatcatggtcaacaaaacagtctgaaatgcagtacttggatgcaatctcaaaaatgacagaatgatctctcttcatttccaaggcaaaccattcaatatcactgtaatccaagcctatggcCCAACCAGTAacgatgaagaagctgaagttgaatgtttctatgaagacctacaagaccttttagaactaacatccaaaataGATGtctccttttcattatagtggactggaatgcaaaagtaggaagtcaggaaacacctggagtgacgggcaaatttggccttggaacacagaatgaagcagggcaaaggctaatagagttttaccaagagaacgcaatggtcataggaaacaccctcttccaacaacacaagagaagactctacacatggacatcaccagatggtcaacaccgaaatcagattgattacattctttgcagccaaagatggagaaactctatacaggcagcaaaaacaagactgggagctgactgtggctcagatcatgaactccttattgccaaattcagacttaaattgaagaaaagtagggaaaaccactagaccattcaggtatgacctaaatcaaatcccttatgattatatagtggaagtgagaaatagatttaagggactagatttgatagagtgcctgatgaactatggacgaaggttcgtgacattgtacaggagacagggattaagaccatccccatggaaaagaaatgcaaaaaagcaaaatggctgtctgaggaggccttacaaatagctgtgaaaagaagagaagcgaaaagcaaaggagaaaaggaaagatattcccatctgaatgcagagttccaaatagcaaggagagataaaaaagccttcctcggtgatcaatgcaaagaaatagaggaaaacaacagaatgggtaagactagagatctcttcaagaaaattagagataccaagggaacatttcctgcaaagatgggctcgataaaggacagaaatggtatggacctcatGCTAATAAGACCACATAAACTCCTTCTCTTTGTTTCCAGGGCTGTTTGGTGGTCAGTTCAGTACAACAAATATATGCCCACTCAATGCGGATTgagctctctttttaaaaaatcctcccaCAGCTTGGTTACACAGCACCAAAGATCTCTcatcattctttttccttctgtctgtccCTATCCTTTCTTTCACCCCTTAGATATAATCAGTCCCCAAGGTTTTGTCTAcacctctcttcttccttccccaggTTGATTTCACCCACTCCCCTAACCTTAACCAGTCTTTTTAAGAAACAGTGTTCAAATCTGTTATCTCCAGCTGCCACCTGTGCTGAAGCTTAAGACTTGAATTTTCAAATGCTCAGATGATCTGTTCACTTAGATTCTTGACCACTACCTCAAATGACACACATTCTCAACCATATTAATTCTtttccctctcccagcccctcctcctgttGTTCTTATTCCTGTTAATGGCAGCACTCTCCTCTTAGGTATTAAGGCTGGAAACCTGAGTCATCCCTGCTGCCTGCCTACCTTAGTCCCTAGTCTCCCACGTCCATCAGGTAGTTGCAAAGTCCTATCTTGTCCACCACCTCTATCTTTTCTCTTATGTGTCTTTTCCCAGTTCTAGC is part of the Odocoileus virginianus isolate 20LAN1187 ecotype Illinois chromosome 5, Ovbor_1.2, whole genome shotgun sequence genome and encodes:
- the ADAR gene encoding double-stranded RNA-specific adenosine deaminase isoform X1; protein product: MDPRQGYSLNRYQARPAQGYEHSRHRHQQPERVPYRDSFQLQQIEFLKGQLTEVPLFGKQPPSLLPLPPGLQPRFPGPPARGRPFQIRGVPRGVPLRSQVLPRRFQHPSPRGHFQPWRGVDRLSSHFQGLTISQDRERRTLELLDELGDGKATTARDLARKLQAPKKDINRVLYSLAEQGKLHQEAGSPPLWRATVPGQAQNQPSPVTRADSPTPGAPSPDSSVEAEDRSSPFGLEEPPEPPDMAEIKEKICDYLFNVSNSSALNLAKNIGFTKARDVNAVLIDLERQGDVCRQGTTPPIWHLTDKKRERIQIKRNKDSVPETTQAAAVLETRKTAEAPTCNLPASDASDSTATPAKVENGQEPTVKLKIKQEATAEPIKLKPPVHDNGPSKTGYVDFENGQWATDDIPDDLNSIHAAPGEFRAIMEMPSFYSHGLPRCSPYKKLTECQLKNPISGLLEYAQFASQTCEFNMIEQSGPPHEPRFKFQVVISGREFPPAEAGSKKVAKQDAAMKAMTILLEEAKAKDSGRSEDSYHYSSEKESEKTAESQTASPSAAPFLSGKSPVTTLLECVHKLGSSCEFRLLSREGPAHDPKFQYCVAMGTHTFPTASAPSKKAAKHMAAEEAMKALQGEATSSASSDDQPGSTNTESFDTLESVMPNKVRRISELVRYLNTNPVGGLLEYARSHGFAAEFKLVDQSGPPHEPKFVYQAKVGGRWFPAVCAHSKKQGKQEAADAALRVLIGEDEKAERMGFTEVTPVTGASLRRTMLLLSRSPEAKRKTLPLTGSTFHDQIAMLSHRCFNALTNSFQPSLLGRKILAAIIMKKDSDDLGVVVSLGTGNRCVKGDSLSLKGETVNDCHAEIISRRGFIRFLYSELMKYNPQTAKDSIFEPAKGGEKLQIKKSVSFHLYISTAPCGDGALFDKSCSDRAVESTDSRHYPVFENPKQGKLRTKVENGEGTIPVESSDIVPTWDGIRLGERLRTMSCSDKILRWNVLGLQGALLTHFLQPVYLKSVTLGYLFSQGHLTRAICCRVTRDGSAFEDGLRHPFIVNHPKVGRVSVYDSKRQSGKTKETSVNWCLADGYDLEILDGTRGTVDGPRNELSRVSKKNIFLLFKKLCSFRYRRDLLRLSYGEAKKAARDYEIAKNYFKKCLKDMGYGNWISKPQEEKNFYLCPV
- the ADAR gene encoding double-stranded RNA-specific adenosine deaminase isoform X3, giving the protein MDPRQGYSLNRYQARPAQGYEHSRHRHQQPERVPYRDSFQLQQIEFLKGQLTEVPLFGKQPPSLLPLPPGLQPRFPGPPARGRPFQIRGVPRGVPLRSQVLPRRFQHPSPRGHFQPWRGVDRLSSHFQGLTISQDRERRTLELLDELGDGKATTARDLARKLQAPKKDINRVLYSLAEQGKLHQEAGSPPLWRATVPGQAQNQPSPVTRADSPTPGAPSPDSSVEAEDRSSPFGLEEPPEPPDMAEIKEKICDYLFNVSNSSALNLAKNIGFTKARDVNAVLIDLERQGDVCRQGTTPPIWHLTDKKRERIQIKRNKDSVPETTQAAAVLETRKTAEAPTCNLPASDASDSTATPAKVENGQEPTVKLKIKQEATAEPIKLKPPVHDNGPSKTGYVDFENGQWATDDIPDDLNSIHAAPGEFRAIMEMPSFYSHGLPRCSPYKKLTECQLKNPISGLLEYAQFASQTCEFNMIEQSGPPHEPRFKFQVVISGREFPPAEAGSKKVAKQDAAMKAMTILLEEAKAKDSGRSEDSYHYSSEKESEKTAESQTASPSAAPFLSGKSPVTTLLECVHKLGSSCEFRLLSREGPAHDPKFQYCVAMGTHTFPTASAPSKKAAKHMAAEEAMKALQGEATSSASSDDQPGSTNTESFDTLESVMPNKVRRISELVRYLNTNPVGGLLEYARSHGFAAEFKLVDQSGPPHEPKFVYQAKVGGRWFPAVCAHSKKQGKQEAADAALRVLIGEDEKAERMGFTELPLTGSTFHDQIAMLSHRCFNALTNSFQPSLLGRKILAAIIMKKDSDDLGVVVSLGTGNRCVKGDSLSLKGETVNDCHAEIISRRGFIRFLYSELMKYNPQTAKDSIFEPAKGGEKLQIKKSVSFHLYISTAPCGDGALFDKSCSDRAVESTDSRHYPVFENPKQGKLRTKVENGEGTIPVESSDIVPTWDGIRLGERLRTMSCSDKILRWNVLGLQGALLTHFLQPVYLKSVTLGYLFSQGHLTRAICCRVTRDGSAFEDGLRHPFIVNHPKVGRVSVYDSKRQSGKTKETSVNWCLADGYDLEILDGTRGTVDGPRNELSRVSKKNIFLLFKKLCSFRYRRDLLRLSYGEAKKAARDYEIAKNYFKKCLKDMGYGNWISKPQEEKNFYLCPV